Part of the Amycolatopsis sp. 195334CR genome is shown below.
CGCCCGTCCGAGCCGAGAACGGTGCCGTACGGCACGTGCGCGGCCTCGATCCCGCCGGTCAGCCACCCCGCGCGGCGGGCGGCTTCGAAGATCAGCCGGAAGTGCAGTGCCTGCCGGGAATCCGTGACGTAGAGCAGGCGGTCCGCCGCGAGGTCGTGGATGCGGTAGCGGATCGTGGCCAGGTCGGTGGTGTCGTAGCCGTAGCCCCCGTCGCGCTTGCGGAGCATGAGCGGGACGGGGTTGCCGTCCGGGCCGGTTACCTCGGTTGAGAAGACGACCAACGCGCCTTCGCTTTCGACCGCGATTCCGGCTTCGCGCAACGCTTCCACGGTTTCGGCGAGCAGGGGGTTGTAGAAGGACTCGCCGACGGAGTCTTCGGGTGTGAGGAGCACGCCGAGCCGGTCGTAGATGACGCGGAACGCCTTCTCGGATACGGCGACGATCTCACGCCAGCGGGCCACTGTGTCGGCGTCACCTGATTGGAGCGCGACAACGCGCGCCCGCGAACGGTCCGCGAACGCCTCGTCCGACTCGAACTCCGCGCGTGCGGCCCGATAGGTGTCGTCCAATGTGGACTCGGTGGACGGGTGCTCGTCGAGGTACTGGATGAGCATGCCGAACTGCGTGCCCCAGTCGCCGAGGTGGTTCTGGCGGACCACCTCCGCGCCGAGGAAGCCGAGCAGGCGGGCGAGGCAGTCACCGATGATCGTCGTGCGCAGGTGCCCGACGTGCATTTCCTTGGCGATGTTGGGCGCCGAATAGTCGACCACCGTCCGGCGGCCCAGTTCCGGGGTGCCGATGCCGAGCCGCGGGCTCGCCAGCCGTGCGGAGATCTGGTGCCACACCGACGAATCGGACAGTGTGAGGTTCAGAAAGCCTGGCCCGGAAAGCGCGGTTTCGTCGATCAATGAAGCAACCATCGCGTCACGCACTTCAGCGGCGAGTTCGCGAGGTGCGGCGCCGACCCGCTTCGCGAGTGCGAGGGCGGCGTTGGCCTGGAAATCGGCGTGCTCGGAGCGGCTCACCACGGGGTCGGCACCGGCCAGCTCGGGTCGCGCCCGGCCGATCGCGGCCGTGATGGTGGTGGCGACCTGGTCCAGCAGTGGCGATACCTCGTGCACGGCGGCCCTTCCCTTCGTGGTGGTTGGCACCATTGTTCCGGCCGCCGCCAGCGGTTTTCCGGGATTCAAGATCCGCACAAGGTTTGTTCCAGGGGGTGCCCGGCAGACTGACCGGTGTACGAAGTGCTTGGCCGAGGGGGAAGGCGGGGTGGTCGCGCCGGGAGCGCGGCCACCCCGCCCCGTTTCGACAGTCACTCGATCAGGTGAGAGACTGCCGCCTGTGACCCAAGCCACGCTGCACATGCACCAGAAGGTCACCTTCGCGGTGAACCGCTACCAGATCTTCGCCGACCAGGGTGGGGAGCCCGGTCAGTTGATCGCGTTCGTCGAGCAGAAACGGCTGAAGTTCAAGGAAGAGGTGACGATCTACACCGACTCCACCAAGAGCACCGTGCTGGCCAGGTTCAAGGCCCGCAAGGTGATCGACCTCGGCAGCGGCTACGACGTCACCGACGCCGCCGGCCGCTCGATCGGGCTCTTCCGCAAGGACTTCGGCAAATCGCTGGTCAACTCCACCTGGCACCTCGACCCGCCCGGCGGGCCGACCGTCACCGGCCGTGAGCGCAACGGGGGCATCGCCGTGCTGCGGCGGCTGTGGAACGTGCTGCCGATCATCGAGAACATCCCGTTCCCGTTCCGCTACCACTTCGACTTCGCCGCCGACGGCAGGCAGGTTTTCAGCGTGGACAAGAAAACCTGGCTGCGCGACCACTACCGGATCGACATCGAGGACGCGGCGATCGACCAGCGGCTGGTGATCGCCCAGGCCGTCGCGGTGGACGCGCTGCAGGCCCGCTAGGGCACCACCTCACCGATCCCGAGCATGTTGCCCTCGCTGTCGCGGAACCACACGGCCCGCTCGCCCCGGCCCCTGCTCGGGTAGTACCCGTCGATCTCCATGATCCCGTCGACGGTGCCCTCGTACTCCTCGAACACGACGCCGCGGTCGCGCAACGCCGCGACCGTGGCGTCGAGGTCGTCGACGGAGAACGACATCTGGGTGAACGAGCCGTCGGCGGCACCGGCCGAGGCGAACAGGCAGAACACCCCGGAAGCGCCTTCGTAACGCAGGCCGCCCTCACGCTCTTCGGCCGGTTCCAGCCCGAGCTTCTCCGCATACCAGCGTCGTGCCCGGTCCAGGTCCTGGGTGGGGAGGCGGGTTTCGATCCGCGCGTCGCTCAGCATTCGCACGATGCTAGGCGGGCGAGTAGGTTCGGGCCCGCGAACGGCGAAACTGGGGAGTTTGGAAATGGCCGAAAGCAACCGAAGAGCGTTCCTGTCGTGGTTGTCCCGCAGCGGGCTGGTGCTCACCGCCGCCGGGGTGCCGGGACTGGCCGGGGTGGAGCGGGCGGCGGCCGCCGAGGTGCTGGTACTGGTCAACGCGACGCTGATCGACGGGACCGGCGCCGCGCCGGTGCCGGAGGCCACGATCGTGGTCGCCGGTGACCGGATCGCCGCCGCGGGACGGCCGCGCGTGCCGCTGCCCGCCGGCGTCCGGGTGCTCGACCTGCGGGGCAAGTACGTGCTGCCGGGACTCTGGGACATGCACGCCCACACCCCGGCGCCGGCCGCGCTGCCGAACGTCGAGCAGCTCGTCCTGCCCGCCTACGTGGCCAACGGCGTCACCTCGGTGCGGGAGATGTGGGGCCAGCCGCACCTTCCGGAGCTCCGCGACCGCATCGAACGCGGTGAGCTGGTCGGGCCGCGCATGGTGATCGCGTCCAACATGGTCGACGGGCCGCGGTCGTTCCTCGATCCCGAACCGGTCAGGGTGAGCACGCCCGCCGAAGCCAGCGCCGCGGTCCGGCGGGCCAAACAGGACGGCGCCGACCTGGTGAAGGTGTACTCGCTGCTGAGCGCGGAGGCCTTCGCGGCGGCCACCGCCGAGGGCCGCCGGATCGGCATCCCGGTCGCCGGGCACGTGCCCGAGCTGGCCCGGTCCGACAGCGCGGCGGCGTTGTCGATGAGCACCCAGGAGCACCTGTTCGGGCTCTACTTCGACGTCTCGTCGGAGGAGGAGCGGCTGCGCGAGGTGCTGGCGAAGACCCAGTTCCAGCCGGACCCGCTGACCTGGTGGGCCGGGGTGCGCACGACGCTGGAACCGGAGGCGCTGCGGTACTACGACCCGGTGCGCGCGGCCGACGTGTTCGGCGCGCTGGCGGCCAACGGTGTCGCGCTCGACGCCACGCTCACCGGCGCGCGCCTGTGGTGGCTGCCGCCCGAGTCGTTCCACGGTGATCCACGGACGAAGTACCTGCCCGGCTGGGTTCGCGAGGACTGGGACGCTTTCCTCGGCGGGCCTTGGGATCCGGCGCGGATCGAGGCGGGCCGCGAGTTCTACGCCGCGACGCAGCGCCTGCTCGCCGAAGCCGCGGGTGCGGGCGTGCCGATCACCGCGGGCACGGACTGCGGCATCGGGATCCCCTACGACTTCCCGGGATTCGGGCTGCACGACGAACTCGCGCTGATGGTCGAGGGCGGGGTCACCCCGATGCGGGCGATCCAGGCGGCCACCGGGGACGCCGCGCGTGCCGCCGGGCGCGAGCGCGTCAGCGGCACGATCGCGCCCGGCAAATACGCGGATCTTGTTGTGCTGGAAGATGATCCGCTCACGGACATCACCAACACCAGGCGCATCGACGCGGTCGTCAGCCGGGGGCGGTTGATCGACCGCGCGGCCCGTGAGCGCCTGCTCGCGGAGATCGAAGCCGTGGCCGCGCGGACCCCGAGACCGGGCACCAGCGCCACGCGGTGCTGCCCGGGGCCCTAGCCGGTACTCCGGACGGGGGTGAGCCCGGTCACGTCCGGAGCCCGGCCCGTTCGCGGCGGTGTGAGCCCGTCCGCGTACACTCCGTGTTCGCGCACGCCCGGATCGGCGATCGCCAACCCTGATCAGAACGCGGCGATTTGGTTACTCGCCCGCAACCCACGTGGTGGACGTTCGTTCTGTCCTGCGCGTGCGCCCGACGAAAGGATCCACCGATGAGGCTGCCGAGACGGCTCGCCGTGATCGCGGCCTGCCTGCTCCTGGCCGCGTGTGGCGCCGAGCCGGCCCCCGAGCCGCCCGCCAGGCCCATCGAGGTCGCCTTCGTGCCCAAGGTGCAGTCCATCGCCTACTTCGACGCGATGAACGAGGGCGGCAGGCGCGCCGCGCAGGTGCTCGGCGTGAACTGGACCTACCGCGGCCCGCTCACCGCGGACGCCGCCGAGCAGGCCGCCATCGTGCGCGAGTTCATCGGCCGCGGGGTGAACGTGGTGGTGGTCGCCCCCAACGACCCCGACTCCATCGCCCCGGTGGTGGCCGAGGCCAAGGCCAAGGGCATCCGGGTGCTGACCACCGACACCGACGCCCCCAACTCCGGCCGCGAACTCTTCGTCAACCAGGCGGGCGCGGAGAGCGTCGGCCGGGCGCTGACCGACGCGCTGATGCAGAAGACCGCGGGCACCGGGCAGTACGCGATCGTGTCCTGCGGCCCGGCCGCGGCCAACCTCAACGCCTGGATCGCCGTGCAGAAGGCGTACACCGCGCAGAACTACCCCAACGCGCAGATCGTCGACATCGTCTACGTCGGCGAGGACCAGAACGCCGCGGCCGCCAAGGCCAAGGAGCTGATGACCACCCACCCCCAGCTCACCGGGCTGGTCGGCGAGTGCACCACCTCCGCGCCGGGCGTGGCGAAGGCGGTCCGCGAAGCCGGGCGCATCGGCCAGGTCTTCACCGTGGGCGTCGGCACCCCGCAGACGATGAAGGAGTACCTGCGCGACGGCTCGTCGTCGGCGTCGGTGCTGTGGGACGTGGAGAACCTGGGCTACCTGACGGCGTGGGCGGCGAAGCAGGCCGCCGACGGCAAGGTCCCCGAGTCGATGAACAACGTCAGCCCGGAGCTGCCCGCGGTGCGCTACACCGCCGCCGACAAGACCCTCGTGCTCGGCGACCCCTTGTTGATCACCAACGACAACGTGGACCAGTTCGACTACTAGGCATAGGCCGGGTCTCGCGCGAGCATCGCCTCGCAGCTGCGCAGGACCACTTCGGCGGCTCGCCGGGCGGCGCCGCTCAGCGCCGGGTTGACCGCCTGCTCGCGCCAGTGCCAGAGCGCGTCCTGGATGGCCTCCTGCAACTCGGCCGGGGAGACCTCCTCCTCGATGCCGAGGCGTTCCAGCAGGCCGACGCCCTGGCCCCCGGTCAGCCGGATGGCGTCCTCGGCCAGGTCCTCGGGCAGCTCGGTCCGGCCACCGCGCAGGGCCGCGAGCACGCGCAGCTCGTTGAACGCGTGCGCTCCTGAGACCAGCCGGTCCAGTTCGGCGGCCAGCTGCTCGCTGCCCGGCCGGGGTTCGCGGCGCAGCAACACCTCCAGACCGAGCAGGGCCGCGCGTGCCTTCAGCACGTCCTCCCGCGCGCTGAACTGCTGCGCGACCGCGTCCCGCAGTTCACCGAGCCCGCTGCGCTGCACCAGCTGCCCGGCCAGCGCGGGCACGGTGTTCGCGCCACGGCGGATCAGCGTGGTCGCCAGCCGCAGGCCGAACAGCCCGAAGCGGCCGAGCAGCCATTCGCGGGCACCAGGCTTCAACGGCAGTGGCGCGTCGGCGCGGATGAACCGGTCCGCCGAGAGCAGCCTGCTCTCCAGATCCGGCCGCGGCACCTGGGCCAGCGCGGAAAGCGCGGCGAACTCCGGTTCGCTCAGCGTGCGGCCCGCGCTCGCCACCAGCCCGGCGACCGCGACCACGTCCTGGCACAGGTCCTGCACCTCGTCGGTCCGGCGGTAGCGGCGGGCGACCTGGCGGGCGGAGATCAGCGCGTCCACCCGGCCCGCGCCCAGTTCGTCGGCCTTGGCCAGCACCACCATCGCGTGCACCGGCGGCGCCCAGCCGCTCGGCGGGCCGTGCAGCGCGCGCAGGGCGCCCAACTCGGGGCCGTGCGGCCGCCGCACCAGGTACAGCACGGCGTCGGCGTCGGTCAGCCCGCCGGCCAGCGCCTGCGGGCCCGCCTCGGGGTCCAGCGCGGGCGTGTCCATCAGCACCAGGTCGCGGAGCTGGCGGCTGGGCCAGTCGACCACCAGCCGGTCCACCTGCTGCCCGCCCAGCGGGGCCAGGTCCACGCGCAGCCGCCGCTCGGTGCGCTCGGCACCCATCTCCCACGGCGCGGCCCCACCCGGCGGGTAGGCCAGCGCGCGCGGCGCCGACCCGCCCTGGTACCAGGTCACCACCTGGCGGTCGCCGATCTTCAGCGGCGCCACCTCGTCCCCGGCCAGCGCGTTGAGCAGGCTGGACTTGCCGGTGCCCGCCGGCCCGACCACGGCCAGCCGCAGCGGTTCGGCGAAGCGCGCCAGGTGCCGGTCCAGCCAGCTGGTCGCGCGGGCGCTGTCCTGGTAGAGCGAGAGCGCGCGCTGCAGCAGTTCGCCGGCGGCCTCGGCGATCACGCGATCAGCCCGCGCGGGGAACTGGGCGCGATCTTCGCCGCCGCCATCGCCTTGACCCGCTGGCGGATCGCGGCCAGCTCGTTCACCGCGGTCCTGATCTCCTGCGCGCGCTGCTTGCGCCGCGCGGCCTCGGTGTCGATCACCTGCTTGATCGCCTTGGCCGAGGCGGAGATCTCCTGGCGCTGTTGCTGGGCGTAGGCGGTGAACCGGTCGCGCAGGGCGCGCTGCAACAGCCGCGCGGCGTCCTTGCTCTCCTTGCCGTAGGCCAGGAAGAAGTCGTCGACGTGGCGTTGCGCGGCGGTCTTCGCGGTGGCCTGCCGCCGCTTGAGCCGGTTGCCGCGTTCCTCGAACACGCTCTTCGCACCGAACGCGGCACCGGCACCCAGCGAGATCGGGTTGATCAGCGGCATCCCGGCCACCGTGGTCGCCAGGCCGAACATCAGCAGGCCGGTGTACGACCCGCGCATGCCGACGAACAGCTTCTGGCCGACGGTGAACCGCTCCACGCGGGGCTTGCGCATCCCGCTCGCGTGGTCCGGCGGGGCGTCCGCGACCAGCAGCTCGTGCAGCAGGTCCTGGTCACCCGGCGCGACCTGGCGGGCCAGTTTGTGCGCGATCCAGTCGAACCGCTCCAGCAGCCAGTTGAAGTTCGTCTCGGCGACGGTGGCCAGGTTGTCCTGGAGCCAGTCCTCGAAGGTGTCCCAGTCGCGCGAGGGGTCGGCGGCGTCGAAGTACTCGTCCACGTCGCGCAGGATCTGCCGGGTGCGGTCGCGCAGGTCGTACTCGAGGTCCGCGATCAGGTCGGCGATCTCGTCGCCGAGCAGCGTCTGCCAGCGCGCGGAGTCCTGCTGGAGCTGCTCCAGCTTGCGGCCGGCGGCCTGCCAGCGGGCGACCACCTCCGGCGCGTCGCCGCGCTGGGTGGTGGCGAACTCCTCGTGCAGCGGCGGCACCAGCTGGTCCACCGTCATCCCGGCGAGCGCCGCCACCGACCGGGTGTGCAGCACGTCGACCTGGTCCAGCCACTCGTGCTTGAGCCGGTGCATCAGCTCCTCGAAACCGGATTCGGCGTTGAGGTCGCGGTCGCCCGCCTTCGCCGCGGCCAGCCGCAATGCGGCCGAGACCGGCACCACGGTGGCGCTCACCCCGGCCTTGGCCAGGCGCGCGCGGTTGCGCTCGGCCACCACCCGCCAGCCGGGCACGATGTCGATCTTGGTCAGCGCCACCATCACCGTCGGGCACACCCTGGCCACCTGGCCGAGCAGCTCCAGCTCGCTCGGCGAGAACTCGCTCGTCGCGTCGGTGGCCATCAGCACCGCGTCGGCCTGGAGGATCTCCGAAAGCGCGTTCGCCGTGCGGGCGGCGTCCCCGGCGGGCGGGGTGTCGATCAGCACCAGGCCGGTGGCCAGCAGGGCGCGCGGCAGGCCGATGTGCGCGCGGGCGATCTCGGTGCCCGGCTGCGCGGCCTCGCGGTTGGCGTCGGCGGTCACCGAGTCCACCGCGGCGGGCACCAGCTGGTTCGACGGCCCGCTCTCGATCATCCGGTCGTTGCGCTCGGCCGCGTTGAGCACCACCGCCGCGGTCGGCGCCTCGGCGTACTCGACCACCGCGGGCACGGTGGTGGTCAGATCGTCGCCGGTGGCGCACACCGGCGCGTTGACCAGCGCGTTCACCAGCTGGCTCTTGCCCTGCCCGGTCTCGCCGATGACCAGGATCCGCAGCTTCGGGTCGATCAGCTGCGCGCGTCTTTCACGCAGGCGACGGAGCAGATCCGGGGTCCCGTGCGCGGCGCAGGCCCGGATGGTGTCGTCCATCAGCTGGAGCCAGGGCGGAGCCATCACCCGAAGGAGTGTGCCGTGTCCGAATCGAAATGCAAAAGTGGCCCGGCCCGTTCAGGTGAACGGACCGGGCCACGGGGAGGCGACCGCCGAGCGGGTGTAGCTGGCGCGGGCTCGACAGGGGAGGTAGTCGCCGTGGTCTAGAAGTCGAGCAAGCCGCCGGTGATGTCACCCACGTCCGGCAGGCCGTGACCCGGGTTCAGCTGGCCGAGCGGGCTTTCCGAGGCACCGCCGGTGCTGCCGCCGGGCAGCGGGTTCGCCACCGGCAGCTCGGGCAGTTCCGGCAGCTCGACCGGGAGCTGGCTGGGCAGGTCGGTCGGCACGTCGACCGGGAGGTCGGTGGGCAGCTCCGCCGGGGTGTCGATCGGGGCGTCCACCGGGAGGTCGGCGGGCAGCTCGGCGTCCGGCACCTCGATCGGCATGTTCTCCAGCTGACCGGCGAGCTGGCCGGTGCCGGTGGCGATCTGGTCGGCCAGCGAGCCGGCGCCGTCGACGACCACCTGGTCGGCCGGGGCCGCGCCGGTCAGGTAACCGCCGAGCGTGGTGCCGCCGGTCTCGACGCCGTCGGCCAGCCACTCGCCGCCGGTGGAGACGTACCCGGCCAGCGTGCCGGAGGTGGCCGAAGCGGCTTCCTCACCGCTGCGCGGCATTGCGGCGTCGAGCGCGGTGGGTTCGCCGAGGCCGGCGAGGTGGCTGCCGCCGAGGTCGCCGAGCGTGTCGCTGTCGACCGAGTACTCCTGGCCGGCGATGTTCAGCGAACCGGCGAAGCCGTCGGTGGTGGCGAACAGGTCGCCGCCGAAGTCACCGGCGGGGGTGTCACCGGCGAACGCGCCGTTGACGCCGTCGAGGCCGCCCGCACCGGCGAACCCGGCGGACAGCGGCTCGGTGGCGAACCCACCGGCGGCCGCGGCGCCCTGCGTGGTGCCGGAGACGGAGCCGGCGAGGTCGGCCTCGTCGGTCTCGGCGGCGAGCGAACCGGCGGCGCCTTCGGTGCCCGCCGAGCCGCTGGCGGAGCTGTTGAGCTGCTCACCGGCGAAGGCGCCGGTGGCGGCGAGGCCGTCGGTGGAGACCTGGTGGGCACCGGCGACGGAGCCGAGCGGGGTCTCCTCGGCGAAGGAGGAACCGGTCAGGTCGTCGAGGCCGGGCAGCTCGGAGGTACCGGGCAGACCGGAGAGGTCCGAGGCGCCGGTCAGGCCGGAGAGGTCGGAGGCACCGGGGAGCCCCGACAGGTCGGAGTCGCCGGGCAGGCCGGAGAGGCCGGACGTGCCGGGCAGTCCGGACAGTTCGGGAACGGCGCCGTTCCCGGCGACCTGTGCGAGCGCCTGCAGCTGCTGGATCGCGCCGTCGGCGCCGAGGTCACCGGCGGGCAGGGCGGCCAGACCCGACTCGAGCGCCTCCGGCGAAACCCCGCCGGGCGCGTAGTCGAGGACCAGGGGGACGACCTCCTGGACGTCCTGAGCGGTGATGTCCTGCAGGCCCGCGCCGGACAGGGCCGCGGCCGGGTCGGTGCCGAAGGCGGACCGGGCGGCGTCGTCGGTGAGCAGGTTGAGCACGAACTCGTGCAGGGTCTGGCCGGTGGGGGACAACTCGTTACTCCTCGGGCGGGGGGTTCTGCCCGGCTAACGCTAGGTAAGGGGGGCGGGTTGCCGCATCGGGGATGGCACCGGTCACGCCGCCCTAACCTGCACGTGGGACGCCCGCACGGCGGTTAGGGGATTAGGGGGCGTTTCACTCTTTCGCATGGGGGACCCCTGCACACGGTGTGTTCTTGGTAGGAAGAACTACTGTCCGCGCAAGCTCGCCGAGGGATTCGCCCGCCTATGCCGTACGTCCTGGGGATCGATCTCGGGCACACCCGCACCACCGCCGCGGTGTGCCGCCGGGTGGGGGCTTCCTGGGGGGAACCCCAGGTGGTGGCGCTCGACGGGGATGCCCGCTGGGTCGAGTCGGTGCTGCACGTGGCCCCGGACGGGTCGGTGGTGTTCGGCCAGGAGGCGGCCCGGCGCGCGCTCGCCGAACCGCAGAGCGCGGCCCGCGGTTTCCTCGGGCGCACGGGCGACGCGGTGCCGCTGGTGCTCGGTCAGCACCTCTACACCGCCGAGGTGCTCACGGCCTCGCTCGCCGGCTGGGTGGCCGACCAGGTCGCCGAGTCCTTCGGCGGGCCAGCCGACCGGATCGTGGTGGCGCACCCGGCGGGCTGGGGCCCGCACCGGCGCGCGGCACTGCGGACCGGGCTCGAAGCGGCCGGGCTGCCCGGGGTGCTGCTGCTGCCGAAGCCCGTCGCCGCGGCGGAGAACCACGCGGCCGGGGAAGCCGGGGACGACCTGGAGATCGGGTCGGTGCTCGCGATCTGCCGGATCGGCGGCGAGCACGTCGAGTCGGCGCTGGTCCGCCGCACGCAGAGCGGGTTCGACCTGCTCGCGCACACCGGCAGCAGCGGGGGCCGCGGCAGCGCGCGGATTGACGAACTGCTCGCCGAGCACGTGCTCGCGCGGTCCGGCGCGAAGGTGCCCGACCACACCGACCCGGCCCTGCGCGGCCCGATGACCGGCTTCCGGATCGCGAGCGTGCTGGCCAAGGAACGGCTGTCCGTGGCGCCGTCGGCCTCGCTGACCGTGCCGCTGCCGGACGTCACCGGCGAGGTGCACATCACCAGGACCGAGCTGGAGGAGCTGGCCAGGCCGGTGCTGACCGCCGCGGTGGCGCAGCTGAACCGGCTGGTCGAGCCGGTGCCGGACGGTGAACTGGCTGCCGCCCTGCTGGTCGGCGGAGGCGCGCGGATACCCTTGGTCACCTTCCTCGCCGAAGCGGCACTGGGCTGCCCGGTGCTGGTCGACCCGGATCCGGCCGCGGCGGTCTGCCGCGGCGCGGCGCTGGTCGCCCGGCCGCGACTGGCCGGTGAGGGCCGCAAGCCGTCCCCGCGGCCGCGGGGCGCGGTGCAGGTGGAGGAGTCGACCGCGTTGATCCCGCGCACGCTCGAACCGCCGCTCCTGGCCGGTGAGGACGACGACGAACTGGGCCCGCCACCGCCGCGGCCGCCGGTGGAGGTCACCCCGCTGGAGGCGCCGAAGCGGTTCACCAACCCGCTGCGCAGGCGGTCCGAGCGAGAACCCGAGCGAGAGGACAGCCGTTGACCCGACCCGCGTCGACCCGGGGCGCCGAACCGGTGCTGGACGAGCCGACCCGGCAGTTGTGCGCCGCGATCGCCGAGCGCAGGCTCACCCAGGTGCGCCTGGCCGTGGTCGCGGCCGGGGAACACGGCAAGACCGCCCTGCTGGAGCACCTGCGCGCGCTGTGCTCGGCCGCCGGGCTGAGCGTGGCGCGGTTCGACCCGGCGCGCGCCGAGGACGAACCGGTCGACCTGGTGCTCGCCGACGACGCGCACACCTACGGCGAAGCGGAACTGGCCGTGCTCGCGCGGTTGGCCGGGGACGAGCGGACCGGGCTGGTGGTGGCCGCGCGGCCGCGGCCGCGCCCGGCCGGGCTGAACGCGGTGCTGGGCCGGTTGCGCGGGCAGATCCTGTTGCGCCCGCTGGAGAAGTCACAGGTCGCCGAACACCTGGCGGCGTACGGGGTGTCCACCGAACTGGCCGAGTTCGTCCGCGTGCAGACCGGCGGCGTGCCGGGCCACGTGCACCGGGTGGTGACCGCGCTCGCCGCGGTACCGCCCGCGGAGCGCGGGGAACTGCCGCTGGCCGCGTTCGGCGGCATCCGCCAGGAACTCGACCGGACCGAGCCGGGGGTGCTGCGCTTCCTGCTCGCCGTCGAGGCGGGGGCCGGGCCGGACATCGACCTGCTGGGCGGGCTGCTCGGGCGCGATCCGGAGGGCGTCAGCGCGGTGATCGACCTCGCGCGGGCGACCGGGTTGTTCGGGGCCGACGGCACGCTGCTGCCGATCACGCTGGCGGCGTTGCGCGCGCTGGTGCCCGCCGAACGGCACGCCGCGGTGCGGCAGCGCCTGGTCGAACTGCAGCTGGAACGCGGGGCGCCGGTGTTGCGGCTGGTGCGGCCGTGGCTGGGCAAGCCGATCGCCGGGCCGAGCGTGGCCAAGGCGTTCGAGGCGGCGGCCGAGGAGGCGCTGGAGTCGGATCCGGCGCTGGCGGCCCGGTTGCTGGAGGCGGCGGTCGCCGCCGGGCGCCCGGCGGCCGAACTGGGCGCGCGGCGGGCCGAGGCGGTCGCGCTGGCCGGGGACCTGGATGGCGCGCTGCGGCTGGCCGACGAGGTCATCGCCGCGGCGGGGGCGACCGGGCGCGCGGACGGGGCCAGGGTGGCGGCGACCGCGCTGACCCACCGCGGTCAGCTCGGCCGGAGCGCGGAACTGCTGCAGTGGTCGGGCACCCGGCGTTCACGGGCGTTCGCGGCGATCAGCCTGATCGCCACCGGCCGTCGTGCCGAAGCCGAGCGGGAGCTGGAAAAGGCGGCCGAGGGCGGCGGTGACGAGCCGCCGACGCTGCTGTCGGGCGCGTTGTCCTCGGTGGCGCGCGGCGTGGTGGAGTCGGTCGGCGGCGCGCCGACCGCCGCACTGTCCACTTTGGTCAGCTCGGCGGAGATGCTGGAACCGGTCGGCCGCGCGGTGCTGCTGCCGGACAGCCCGGCCGCGCTCGGCGCGCTGGTGGCGCTGCACAGCGGTGAGCTGACCATCGCCGAGCCGCTGCTGGAACGCGCGATCGCCGCGCGCACCGGCGGGGTGACGCTCCAGGCGCGGCACCAGCTGCTGCTGGCGTGGATCGCGATGGTGCGCGGGGACACGACGCTGGCCGCGGAACGGCTCAACGCGGCCGAGGAGGTGCGGCAGCCGCGCGACTGGCTGTTCGCGGTCGGCCTGGAGGTCGGGCTCGCCCGGCGCACCAGCGATCTGACCGCGTTGCGCCGGATCTGGGGCGTGGCCTGCGAAGCGGTGATCCGGCACCCGGTGGACCTGTTCTCCTTCCTGCCCTTCGGCGAGTTCGCCATGGCCGCGGCGCGGCTGGGCGAACGCGACCGGCTGGCCCCGCACCTGGCGCAGGCGCACTCCGTCCTCAGAGGACTCGGTGAACCGCCGCTG
Proteins encoded:
- a CDS encoding helix-turn-helix transcriptional regulator; this translates as MTRPASTRGAEPVLDEPTRQLCAAIAERRLTQVRLAVVAAGEHGKTALLEHLRALCSAAGLSVARFDPARAEDEPVDLVLADDAHTYGEAELAVLARLAGDERTGLVVAARPRPRPAGLNAVLGRLRGQILLRPLEKSQVAEHLAAYGVSTELAEFVRVQTGGVPGHVHRVVTALAAVPPAERGELPLAAFGGIRQELDRTEPGVLRFLLAVEAGAGPDIDLLGGLLGRDPEGVSAVIDLARATGLFGADGTLLPITLAALRALVPAERHAAVRQRLVELQLERGAPVLRLVRPWLGKPIAGPSVAKAFEAAAEEALESDPALAARLLEAAVAAGRPAAELGARRAEAVALAGDLDGALRLADEVIAAAGATGRADGARVAATALTHRGQLGRSAELLQWSGTRRSRAFAAISLIATGRRAEAERELEKAAEGGGDEPPTLLSGALSSVARGVVESVGGAPTAALSTLVSSAEMLEPVGRAVLLPDSPAALGALVALHSGELTIAEPLLERAIAARTGGVTLQARHQLLLAWIAMVRGDTTLAAERLNAAEEVRQPRDWLFAVGLEVGLARRTSDLTALRRIWGVACEAVIRHPVDLFSFLPFGEFAMAAARLGERDRLAPHLAQAHSVLRGLGEPPLWAASLHWSELHAAIIAERAGEAKDHAAALAACSGHGAYFTAVSDAAACWLKVLDGDIDAEEVEAAAHALRGSGLWWDGARLAGQAAIRTTDRKAMVALLDCARLLQGAVSSPVVPATEGAAADDTPGSARLSDRELQVAELVLGGMTYKEVGARLFISAKTVEHHMARMRQRLGAGNRAELLAHLREMLGDR
- a CDS encoding IniB N-terminal domain-containing protein — its product is MSPTGQTLHEFVLNLLTDDAARSAFGTDPAAALSGAGLQDITAQDVQEVVPLVLDYAPGGVSPEALESGLAALPAGDLGADGAIQQLQALAQVAGNGAVPELSGLPGTSGLSGLPGDSDLSGLPGASDLSGLTGASDLSGLPGTSELPGLDDLTGSSFAEETPLGSVAGAHQVSTDGLAATGAFAGEQLNSSASGSAGTEGAAGSLAAETDEADLAGSVSGTTQGAAAAGGFATEPLSAGFAGAGGLDGVNGAFAGDTPAGDFGGDLFATTDGFAGSLNIAGQEYSVDSDTLGDLGGSHLAGLGEPTALDAAMPRSGEEAASATSGTLAGYVSTGGEWLADGVETGGTTLGGYLTGAAPADQVVVDGAGSLADQIATGTGQLAGQLENMPIEVPDAELPADLPVDAPIDTPAELPTDLPVDVPTDLPSQLPVELPELPELPVANPLPGGSTGGASESPLGQLNPGHGLPDVGDITGGLLDF
- a CDS encoding Hsp70 family protein, translated to MPYVLGIDLGHTRTTAAVCRRVGASWGEPQVVALDGDARWVESVLHVAPDGSVVFGQEAARRALAEPQSAARGFLGRTGDAVPLVLGQHLYTAEVLTASLAGWVADQVAESFGGPADRIVVAHPAGWGPHRRAALRTGLEAAGLPGVLLLPKPVAAAENHAAGEAGDDLEIGSVLAICRIGGEHVESALVRRTQSGFDLLAHTGSSGGRGSARIDELLAEHVLARSGAKVPDHTDPALRGPMTGFRIASVLAKERLSVAPSASLTVPLPDVTGEVHITRTELEELARPVLTAAVAQLNRLVEPVPDGELAAALLVGGGARIPLVTFLAEAALGCPVLVDPDPAAAVCRGAALVARPRLAGEGRKPSPRPRGAVQVEESTALIPRTLEPPLLAGEDDDELGPPPPRPPVEVTPLEAPKRFTNPLRRRSEREPEREDSR